In Streptomyces sp. NBC_01707, a genomic segment contains:
- a CDS encoding GlxA family transcriptional regulator, protein MSASRLRRVAVLVLEGAKPLDVGIPAQVFTTRASMPYEVRLCGAAPGLVTGGDGLSYHVAHGLDALAWADIVFIPGYRFPDRDDPPQAVVDALIAAHDRGARLAAISTGAFALAATGLLDGKRATTHWHYTRALMAKHPLIQVDENVLFVDEGSVLTSAGAASGIDLCLHILRRDLGVAASNHAARRLVAAPYRSGGQAQYVPRSVPEPLGERFADTREWALHRLDEPLTLEVLARQAAVSPRTFSRRFVEETGYTPMQWVMRARVDMARELLERSQRSVEQIAADVGLGTGANLRLHFQHILDTTPSEYRRTFAQGE, encoded by the coding sequence GTGTCAGCCTCCCGCCTGCGTCGCGTCGCCGTTCTTGTGCTCGAGGGTGCGAAACCGCTCGATGTCGGAATCCCCGCGCAGGTGTTCACGACGCGCGCGAGCATGCCGTACGAGGTGCGGTTGTGCGGCGCGGCACCTGGTCTCGTGACCGGTGGCGACGGCCTCTCGTACCACGTCGCCCATGGCCTCGACGCACTTGCGTGGGCCGACATCGTCTTCATCCCCGGCTACCGGTTCCCGGACCGCGACGATCCGCCGCAAGCCGTCGTCGACGCGCTGATCGCTGCCCACGACCGGGGCGCGCGGCTCGCCGCCATCTCGACGGGCGCCTTCGCACTCGCTGCGACGGGCCTGCTCGACGGCAAGCGCGCCACGACTCACTGGCACTACACACGGGCGCTCATGGCGAAGCATCCACTCATCCAGGTCGACGAGAACGTCCTGTTCGTCGACGAGGGCAGCGTGCTGACGTCGGCCGGTGCCGCCTCGGGCATCGACCTGTGCCTGCACATCCTGCGCCGCGACCTCGGGGTCGCCGCATCGAACCACGCGGCGCGGCGACTGGTCGCGGCCCCGTACCGCAGTGGCGGTCAGGCGCAGTACGTGCCGCGCAGCGTGCCCGAGCCGCTCGGTGAGCGGTTCGCCGACACCCGCGAGTGGGCGCTGCACCGGCTCGATGAGCCCCTCACCCTCGAGGTACTGGCGCGGCAGGCAGCGGTCTCGCCGCGCACGTTCTCGCGGCGCTTCGTGGAGGAGACCGGGTACACACCGATGCAGTGGGTCATGCGAGCCCGCGTCGACATGGCCCGCGAGCTGCTCGAGCGTTCACAGCGCAGTGTCGAGCAGATCGCCGCCGACGTCGGTCTCGGCACCGGTGCGAATCTGCGGCTGCACTTCCAGCACATCCTCGACACCACACCGAGCGAGTACCGGCGCACCTTCGCCCAAGGCGAGTAG
- a CDS encoding erythromycin esterase family protein translates to MATDIKDTVHAVEAAAVMRLLPDRPRLLALGEPTHGEDALLDLRNELFRQLVEQEGYRTITIESDCMRGLVVDDYVTSGTGSLDEVMEQGISHGWGSSAANRELVRWMRAYNVRADDDGRPVSERLRFAGFDGPLEITHAASPRQALTALHGYLATRVDANLLPCTADTLDRLLGSDDRWTDPAAMMDPSRSTGQSAEAGRLRLLADDLVALLDAQTPHLITETSRDDWDRARLYGRTALGLLRYHYWMADTSPARMTRLVGVRDQMMAHNLLAVAARGPALVHAHNSHLQRGRSTMRMGGIPLEWWGAGALVSARLGDGYAFVATALGTIRHQGVDTPPPDTVEGLLYALPEDRCVIDAPRLATALGDTRPVPRVSPWFGYAPLDPAHLADSDGIVFVKDVPQS, encoded by the coding sequence ATGGCTACTGACATCAAGGACACCGTCCATGCCGTCGAGGCTGCCGCCGTGATGAGGCTGCTCCCGGACCGGCCTCGGCTGCTCGCCCTGGGCGAGCCCACCCACGGCGAGGACGCTCTGCTCGACCTGCGCAACGAGCTCTTCCGGCAGCTTGTCGAGCAGGAGGGCTACCGGACGATCACGATCGAGAGCGACTGCATGAGGGGCCTGGTCGTGGACGACTACGTCACCTCGGGCACGGGCTCTCTCGACGAGGTCATGGAGCAGGGAATCAGCCACGGTTGGGGCTCCTCCGCGGCCAACCGCGAACTCGTGCGCTGGATGCGCGCCTACAACGTCCGCGCCGACGACGACGGCCGGCCCGTGTCCGAGCGGCTCCGCTTCGCCGGTTTCGACGGCCCGCTGGAGATCACCCACGCCGCGAGCCCCCGGCAGGCCCTCACCGCGCTCCACGGCTATCTCGCGACCCGGGTGGACGCGAACCTGCTCCCCTGCACCGCGGACACACTCGACCGCCTGCTCGGCTCCGACGACCGGTGGACCGATCCCGCCGCGATGATGGACCCGTCCCGGTCCACGGGGCAGTCGGCCGAGGCCGGCCGACTGCGGCTGCTCGCCGACGATCTGGTGGCGCTGCTCGACGCGCAGACGCCGCACCTGATCACGGAGACCTCGCGGGACGACTGGGACCGGGCGCGACTGTACGGGCGCACCGCCCTCGGTCTGCTGCGCTACCACTACTGGATGGCCGACACCTCACCGGCCCGTATGACCCGGCTGGTGGGTGTGCGGGACCAGATGATGGCCCACAACCTCCTCGCCGTCGCCGCTCGGGGCCCGGCACTCGTCCACGCCCACAACTCCCATCTCCAGCGGGGGAGGAGCACGATGCGGATGGGCGGGATCCCGTTGGAGTGGTGGGGCGCCGGCGCGTTGGTGAGTGCCCGACTGGGCGACGGGTACGCCTTCGTGGCCACGGCCCTCGGCACGATCCGGCACCAGGGAGTGGACACGCCGCCGCCGGACACCGTCGAAGGACTCCTGTACGCGCTCCCGGAGGACCGCTGTGTCATCGACGCCCCGCGGCTGGCCACGGCCCTCGGCGACACGCGGCCCGTGCCCCGCGTGTCACCCTGGTTCGGCTACGCCCCGCTCGACCCGGCGCACCTGGCGGACAGCGACGGCATCGTGTTCGTCAAGGACGTCCCCCAGAGCTGA
- a CDS encoding ATP-binding protein: MEAPPVSQPPLTVRVFVQRFSSTPRGARLARRLALHQLNDWGVPYGADASETAALIVAELASNAVTHGRVPGRDFELRISHASGDGRTPGVLRIEVTDTRGERRPPRPGEVVAPPPGSGSGHGLVLVEALADRWAVLDRVQPGKTVRAELDLIGTAAK; this comes from the coding sequence ATGGAAGCACCGCCCGTCTCTCAACCGCCCCTCACCGTGCGTGTGTTCGTGCAGCGATTCAGTTCCACGCCCCGCGGCGCCCGGCTCGCCCGACGGCTTGCCCTGCACCAACTGAACGACTGGGGCGTCCCGTACGGCGCCGACGCGTCCGAGACCGCCGCGCTGATCGTCGCCGAGCTGGCGTCGAACGCGGTGACGCACGGCCGGGTGCCGGGGCGGGACTTCGAGTTGCGGATCTCCCATGCATCGGGCGACGGGCGCACGCCCGGAGTACTGAGGATCGAGGTCACGGATACCCGGGGCGAGCGGCGCCCGCCGAGGCCGGGGGAGGTGGTGGCGCCACCGCCCGGTTCCGGGAGCGGGCACGGGCTGGTCCTGGTCGAGGCGCTGGCCGACCGGTGGGCGGTGCTGGACCGCGTACAGCCGGGCAAGACGGTCCGCGCCGAGCTGGACCTCATCGGAACGGCGGCCAAGTGA
- a CDS encoding TioE family transcriptional regulator, with protein sequence MGRNLQSGDRLRPVDLARGHGLSTQAVRNYEEAGILPAAGRTPHGYRTYTSLHAGALRAFLALVPGHGHRTATSIMRAVNQGAVDGAFRLIDESHAQLLDDRQTLQAVENALRDLEPATVPGPGAGPEPSAVSGPGGTFIGPLADQLGIRPATLRKWERAGLMRPHRDPQTGYRVYGEADVRDARLTHQLRRGGYLLEQIAPLIAQVRTAGGLEPLGAALHDWHGRLSARGRAMLTGAAELEAYLRERG encoded by the coding sequence ATGGGGAGAAACCTTCAAAGCGGTGATCGGCTCAGGCCGGTCGATCTCGCGCGCGGGCACGGTCTGTCCACGCAGGCGGTCAGGAACTACGAGGAGGCCGGCATCCTTCCGGCCGCCGGCCGCACCCCCCACGGCTACCGCACCTATACCTCGCTGCACGCGGGGGCGCTGCGTGCGTTTCTTGCCCTCGTGCCCGGCCACGGTCACCGGACGGCGACGTCGATCATGCGGGCCGTGAACCAGGGCGCGGTCGATGGGGCGTTCCGCCTCATCGACGAGAGCCACGCCCAACTCCTCGACGACCGGCAGACCCTCCAGGCCGTGGAGAACGCCCTCCGCGACCTGGAGCCGGCCACGGTGCCCGGGCCCGGTGCGGGGCCGGAGCCGTCCGCGGTGTCCGGGCCGGGCGGCACGTTCATCGGGCCGCTGGCAGACCAGCTGGGAATCCGGCCCGCGACGCTACGTAAATGGGAGCGCGCCGGGCTGATGCGCCCGCACCGCGACCCGCAGACCGGGTACCGCGTCTACGGCGAGGCCGACGTACGGGACGCCCGGCTGACCCACCAACTCCGGCGGGGCGGCTACCTGCTGGAGCAGATCGCCCCGCTGATCGCCCAGGTGCGGACGGCCGGCGGGCTGGAACCGCTGGGGGCCGCACTGCACGACTGGCACGGTCGGCTGTCCGCCCGCGGGCGGGCGATGCTGACCGGGGCCGCAGAGCTGGAGGCGTACCTCCGCGAGCGCGGATGA
- the gap gene encoding type I glyceraldehyde-3-phosphate dehydrogenase — MTRIAINGFGRIGRNVLRALLERDSKLEVVAVNDLTEPATLARLLAYDTTAGRLGRPVTADGDALVVDGRRIKVLAEREPAQLPWAELGVDVVLEATGRFTSAKAARAHLDAGAKKVLVSAPSDGADVTLAFGVNSDTYDPAVHTIVSNASCTTNALAPLAAVLDELAGIEHGFMTTVHAYTQEQNLQDGPHRDARRARAAAVNIVPTTTGAAKAIGLVLPNLEGKLSGDSIRVPVPVGSIVELNTTVARDVTRDDVLAAYRAAADGPLAGVLEYSDFPLVSSDITGNPASSIFDSALTRVDGRHIKVVAWYDNEWGFSNRVIDTLELLATR, encoded by the coding sequence ATGACTCGCATCGCCATCAACGGATTCGGCCGCATCGGACGCAACGTGCTGCGCGCGCTGCTCGAACGTGACAGCAAGCTCGAGGTCGTCGCCGTCAACGACCTCACGGAGCCTGCCACCCTCGCACGGCTGCTCGCCTACGACACGACTGCGGGCCGGCTCGGTCGCCCGGTGACCGCCGACGGGGACGCCCTCGTTGTCGACGGCCGTCGCATCAAGGTGCTCGCCGAGCGTGAGCCGGCGCAGCTGCCGTGGGCCGAACTCGGTGTCGACGTCGTCCTGGAAGCGACCGGTCGCTTCACGTCGGCCAAGGCCGCCCGCGCCCACCTCGATGCGGGCGCGAAGAAGGTCCTGGTCAGCGCACCGTCGGACGGCGCTGACGTCACGCTGGCCTTCGGGGTCAACAGCGACACGTACGACCCGGCCGTGCACACGATCGTCTCGAACGCCTCGTGCACGACCAACGCGCTCGCACCGCTGGCCGCGGTACTCGACGAGCTCGCCGGCATCGAGCACGGCTTCATGACGACGGTGCACGCGTACACGCAGGAGCAGAACCTGCAGGACGGTCCGCACCGCGACGCCCGCCGCGCCAGGGCTGCCGCCGTCAACATCGTGCCGACCACGACGGGCGCCGCCAAGGCGATCGGTCTCGTGCTGCCGAACCTGGAAGGCAAGCTGTCGGGCGACTCGATCCGCGTTCCGGTTCCGGTGGGCTCGATCGTCGAACTCAACACGACCGTCGCCCGCGACGTGACGCGCGACGACGTGCTGGCGGCGTACCGCGCAGCGGCGGACGGGCCGCTCGCCGGCGTCCTGGAGTACTCGGACTTCCCGCTCGTGTCCTCCGACATCACGGGCAATCCGGCTTCGTCGATCTTCGACTCGGCTCTCACCCGGGTCGACGGCCGGCACATCAAGGTGGTCGCCTGGTACGACAACGAGTGGGGCTTCTCGAACCGTGTGATCGACACACTCGAGCTCCTCGCCACTCGCTGA
- a CDS encoding DUF397 domain-containing protein, whose translation MSTTDLAWFKSSHSSGSGDSCVEVATCPDAVHVRDSKVEEGPQLTLSPASWTGFVAYAAQA comes from the coding sequence ATGAGCACCACAGACTTGGCATGGTTCAAGAGTAGCCACAGCAGTGGTTCGGGCGACTCCTGCGTAGAGGTCGCCACCTGCCCCGACGCCGTCCACGTCCGGGATTCCAAGGTCGAAGAAGGACCTCAGCTCACCCTCTCCCCCGCCTCCTGGACCGGCTTCGTCGCCTACGCCGCCCAAGCCTGA